In Kordia antarctica, the following proteins share a genomic window:
- a CDS encoding DUF3124 domain-containing protein has protein sequence MKSFLFIFFSAILLVSCKDNDEISSIHPENWSKRMIDISNKDSLAYGKTYLSIYAQIYSLSEHKKHNLTAMVSLRNTSDEDTIYVLKARYYDTHGVLVRTYFDKPIFLAPLETAEIIIDEKDISGGTGSNFIFEWKTPNGCSEPLFEGVMNSTMGQQGLSFTTQGKRIK, from the coding sequence ATGAAGTCATTTTTATTCATTTTTTTTAGTGCAATTTTACTCGTGAGTTGTAAAGATAACGACGAAATTAGCTCGATTCATCCTGAAAATTGGTCTAAGAGAATGATCGATATTAGCAATAAAGATTCGCTTGCATATGGCAAAACCTATCTTTCTATTTATGCACAAATTTATAGTTTATCTGAACATAAAAAACACAATTTAACTGCCATGGTTAGTTTGCGAAATACAAGTGATGAAGACACTATATATGTTTTAAAAGCTAGGTATTACGATACACATGGAGTTTTAGTTCGTACGTATTTTGACAAACCTATTTTTTTAGCTCCACTAGAAACTGCCGAAATTATTATTGACGAAAAAGATATTTCAGGCGGTACAGGTTCTAATTTTATTTTTGAATGGAAAACACCAAATGGTTGTTCCGAACCGCTGTTTGAAGGCGTTATGAATTCTACGATGGGACAACAAGGACTTTCGTTTACAACACAAGGGAAACGCATAAAATAA
- a CDS encoding zinc metallopeptidase: MFSSGYMLLVGAIMLISMFVSSKLKSKFAHYSKLQLRNGMSGEEIAKKMLSDHGISDVKVISTPGMLTDHYNPQKKTVNLSEGVFNQRNAAAAAVAAHEVGHAVQHAKGYKWLKMRSNLVPLVSIASKFSQWVIFGGIALMTMQGLGVGRTVLIAGLIMFAAGTLFSFITLPVEYDASNRALKWLKNKNMVTQEEFAGAQDALKWAARTYVVAALGSLATLLYFMKYLNRR, from the coding sequence ATGTTTTCAAGTGGATATATGCTCTTAGTGGGCGCAATAATGTTGATTAGTATGTTTGTGAGTTCGAAACTCAAAAGCAAATTTGCGCATTACTCTAAATTACAATTACGCAACGGAATGAGCGGAGAAGAAATCGCGAAAAAGATGCTTTCAGATCACGGAATCAGCGATGTAAAAGTGATCTCAACGCCAGGAATGTTAACCGATCATTACAATCCTCAGAAAAAAACGGTCAACTTAAGTGAAGGTGTTTTTAATCAACGAAATGCAGCAGCAGCAGCAGTTGCCGCACACGAAGTTGGACACGCTGTACAACATGCAAAAGGCTATAAATGGTTGAAAATGCGCTCGAACTTGGTGCCTTTGGTAAGTATTGCTTCTAAATTTTCGCAATGGGTTATTTTTGGTGGAATTGCGTTAATGACAATGCAAGGTTTAGGAGTTGGAAGAACGGTTTTAATTGCAGGATTAATCATGTTTGCGGCTGGAACATTGTTCAGTTTTATAACACTTCCTGTGGAATATGACGCAAGTAACAGAGCCTTGAAATGGCTGAAAAACAAAAATATGGTAACGCAAGAAGAATTTGCAGGCGCGCAAGATGCTTTAAAATGGGCAGCACGAACGTATGTAGTTGCCGCCCTTGGTTCATTAGCGACTTTATTATACTTTATGAAATATCTTAATAGGAGATAA
- a CDS encoding MutS-related protein, which translates to MNWFLGLLLVLVLIYLYRHNAKKKALKKLKNSLLENWGKKPAEKRFDFTIIGNYFLNNRNREKAFHIISEKTQIDLDLHELFKNIDSTCSKIGQQYLYFKLRTVQSIEKLLKFDSLTQLFLQHKTLRINCQLLLSQLNTNSAYDLEKLIHGKQVKKSNILWLVYSLNIATILFFCLGFYNSIFFFFIVPIYLVNMFLHVKNKKNVSYYLSGVKQLSKASRVAKELSEFKEIKQQYGTFPFLKKIDAIKLKTEFLGFETTLLTNEYFLAIWMLIELVKVLFNIEYIIFNSFIEGVTKEKDSIEELFVFIGEIDAAIATASLKSRDIETCTPVFTNEKQISAEAISHPLVEDCISNNLHIQDKNVLITGSNMSGKTTFIRAIAINSLVAQTLNVCFAKAYKAPFFKLYSSIRIADDVLKSTSYYLEEVVAVKELINASAAKEPCLFILDELFKGTNTIERISGGKGILTYLGKQNNMVFVSTHDIELTELLQAESYELYHFSETIANEVLVFDHKIKAGKLKTQNAIKILELYEYPEEIILDAKKTKRDYF; encoded by the coding sequence ATGAATTGGTTTCTAGGCTTACTTTTAGTACTTGTTTTGATCTATTTATATAGACACAATGCAAAGAAAAAAGCATTGAAAAAGCTCAAAAATAGCTTGCTCGAAAATTGGGGAAAGAAACCAGCAGAAAAACGTTTCGATTTTACTATAATTGGCAACTATTTTTTAAACAATAGAAATAGAGAAAAAGCATTTCATATCATTTCTGAAAAAACTCAAATTGATTTAGATCTTCATGAACTCTTCAAAAATATAGACAGTACGTGTTCCAAAATTGGACAACAATATTTATACTTCAAATTACGGACTGTTCAGTCCATAGAAAAACTATTAAAATTTGACAGTTTAACACAGCTTTTTCTGCAACATAAAACGTTGCGGATCAATTGTCAACTCCTATTATCGCAACTAAATACAAATAGTGCGTACGATTTGGAGAAGTTGATTCATGGCAAACAAGTCAAGAAATCCAACATACTTTGGCTTGTATATAGTTTAAATATTGCAACTATTTTATTTTTCTGTTTAGGTTTTTACAATTCAATTTTCTTCTTTTTTATAGTGCCTATTTATCTTGTAAATATGTTTCTGCATGTAAAAAACAAGAAGAATGTCAGTTATTATTTGAGCGGTGTAAAACAACTTTCAAAAGCTTCTAGGGTTGCGAAAGAACTCTCCGAATTCAAAGAAATAAAACAACAGTATGGCACGTTTCCATTTCTAAAAAAGATAGATGCAATTAAATTAAAAACTGAATTTTTAGGGTTTGAAACTACGTTGTTAACCAATGAATATTTTCTAGCAATTTGGATGCTGATAGAATTGGTAAAAGTGCTTTTCAATATAGAATATATCATATTTAATAGTTTTATTGAAGGCGTAACGAAAGAAAAAGATAGTATAGAAGAATTGTTTGTTTTTATTGGAGAAATAGATGCAGCAATCGCGACAGCTTCTTTGAAATCGCGCGATATAGAAACGTGTACGCCAGTATTTACCAACGAAAAGCAAATTTCGGCGGAAGCCATTTCACATCCATTAGTAGAAGATTGCATTTCGAATAATTTACATATTCAGGACAAAAACGTTTTAATTACAGGCTCAAATATGTCTGGAAAAACGACGTTTATTCGCGCAATTGCAATCAATAGTTTAGTAGCGCAAACCTTGAATGTGTGTTTTGCGAAAGCATACAAAGCACCATTTTTCAAGCTATATTCTTCCATTCGTATTGCTGATGATGTCTTAAAAAGCACGAGTTATTATTTGGAAGAAGTAGTAGCTGTCAAGGAATTAATTAATGCTTCCGCAGCTAAAGAACCTTGTTTATTTATTTTGGATGAACTGTTTAAAGGCACAAATACAATAGAACGTATTTCTGGCGGAAAAGGCATTTTGACTTATTTAGGAAAACAAAATAATATGGTGTTCGTGTCTACGCACGATATAGAACTCACCGAATTATTGCAAGCTGAAAGTTATGAGTTATATCACTTTAGTGAAACGATTGCAAATGAAGTTTTAGTGTTTGATCATAAAATAAAAGCTGGAAAGCTGAAAACGCAAAATGCCATCAAAATTTTAGAATTATACGAATATCCTGAAGAAATTATTTTGGATGCTAAAAAAACTAAAAGAGATTATTTTTAA
- a CDS encoding cell division protein FtsX — translation MGSSFEKYQKKRLISSYFSVVLSTTLVLFLLGMLGLLVLNTKKVADYYKEKIALTVYLKDSAKDVEIKQLQKTLALAEYTKSAEFVSKETAAANLTETIGEDFVEYLGENPLLNSLDVYVLAQFVSAEKLEEIAAEISEKNFVEEVSFDKPLVSKLNANIKKIGLGILITCIFFAFVAALLINSSIRLSVYAKRFTIKTMQMVGATKGFIRKPFIWNSVKMGVIAAILALAGMAGALYYANKSVPELQLTSDKVLIGSVFGGILVIGVLITLLSSFFATQRFLNLRTDQLYY, via the coding sequence ATGGGTTCTTCTTTTGAAAAGTATCAAAAAAAACGATTGATTTCTTCGTATTTCTCGGTTGTACTAAGTACTACGCTTGTACTTTTTTTATTAGGAATGCTCGGTTTGTTAGTGTTGAATACGAAAAAAGTTGCTGATTATTATAAAGAAAAAATCGCTTTGACTGTTTATTTGAAAGATAGCGCAAAAGATGTAGAGATTAAACAGTTACAGAAAACATTAGCGTTGGCAGAATATACAAAGTCTGCCGAATTTGTTTCAAAAGAAACCGCTGCGGCAAATTTAACCGAAACTATTGGCGAAGATTTTGTTGAATATTTAGGCGAAAATCCATTGTTAAATTCGTTAGATGTCTATGTACTTGCACAATTTGTTTCCGCTGAAAAGCTAGAAGAAATTGCCGCTGAGATTTCTGAAAAGAATTTTGTGGAAGAAGTTTCGTTTGACAAACCGTTAGTTTCCAAGTTAAATGCAAATATTAAAAAGATTGGACTCGGAATTTTGATAACCTGTATTTTCTTTGCGTTTGTTGCCGCGTTGTTGATTAATAGTTCTATTCGTCTTTCGGTATATGCAAAACGTTTTACGATTAAAACCATGCAAATGGTTGGTGCCACCAAAGGTTTTATTCGCAAGCCTTTTATTTGGAATAGTGTAAAAATGGGCGTTATTGCTGCAATTCTAGCTTTGGCAGGAATGGCTGGCGCATTGTATTATGCTAATAAATCAGTGCCAGAATTACAATTGACAAGCGATAAAGTATTGATTGGCTCTGTATTTGGAGGAATTTTGGTGATTGGCGTTTTGATTACATTACTGAGTAGTTTCTTTGCTACGCAACGTTTCTTGAATTTACGAACAGATCAATTGTATTATTAG
- the uppP gene encoding undecaprenyl-diphosphatase UppP, with the protein MDTINAIILGIIQGLTEFLPVSSSGHIELGKAILGVEPEENILFTVVVHFATALSTIVIFRKDILELLKGIFQFQWNEESKFAVKVIISMIPAAIVGVYFEEQLEALFKGNILLVGCMLIVTAILLYFADKAKNTIKKVSYSNAVIIGIAQAIAMLPGISRSGATISTSVLLGNDKTKAARFSFLMVVPLIFGKIAKDIYDGELSLESTQIIPLSAGFLAAFIAGLFACTWMINLVKKSKLIYFSIYCLLVGLIAIGFVGYQNFLQ; encoded by the coding sequence ATGGACACAATTAATGCAATTATCCTTGGAATTATTCAAGGATTAACGGAGTTTCTACCAGTTTCTTCTAGCGGACACATTGAATTGGGAAAAGCCATTTTAGGTGTTGAACCCGAAGAAAACATCTTATTTACTGTCGTTGTACACTTTGCAACCGCATTGAGTACGATTGTAATTTTCAGAAAAGATATTTTAGAATTACTCAAAGGAATTTTTCAGTTTCAATGGAATGAAGAATCTAAATTTGCTGTAAAAGTCATTATTTCTATGATTCCTGCAGCAATTGTTGGTGTTTATTTCGAAGAACAACTCGAAGCTTTATTCAAAGGAAACATTCTATTAGTTGGTTGCATGTTAATTGTCACGGCTATCTTACTCTACTTTGCCGATAAAGCCAAAAATACCATTAAAAAAGTCAGTTATTCAAATGCCGTTATCATCGGAATTGCACAAGCAATTGCCATGTTGCCTGGTATTTCGCGTTCGGGCGCAACGATTTCTACTTCGGTTTTGCTTGGAAATGATAAAACAAAAGCAGCACGTTTTTCATTCTTAATGGTAGTTCCGTTAATTTTTGGAAAAATTGCTAAAGATATTTATGACGGTGAACTTTCGTTAGAAAGTACTCAGATCATTCCACTTTCAGCAGGATTTCTAGCCGCGTTTATCGCTGGATTATTTGCGTGTACTTGGATGATAAATCTTGTAAAGAAAAGTAAACTTATCTATTTCTCCATCTATTGTTTATTGGTTGGATTGATTGCAATTGGATTTGTAGGATACCAAAATTTTCTACAATGA
- a CDS encoding leucine--tRNA ligase, with translation MKYNFNEIEAKWQKIWKERGTFHAENQSDKPKYYVLDMFPYPSGAGLHVGHPLGYIASDIYARYKRHKGFNVLHPQGYDSFGLPAEQYAIQTGQHPAITTKTNIARYREQLDKIGFSFDWSREVRTSDPAYYKWTQWIFIELFNSWYNIETDKAEHIDTLIAKFSEAGNVEVKAICDDEIAIFAAAEWTQYDSKTQQEILLKYRLTYLAETEVNWCPGLGTVLANDEIVNGVSERGGHTVIRKKMTQWSMRISAYAQRLLDGLNTIDWPQPLKDSQTNWIGRSQGAMVSFKVDEHDAKIDVFTTRPDTIFGVSFMTLAPEHELVAKITTADQKEAVENYRAATSKRSERERMADVKTISGVFTGAFALHPFTGEKVQIWIGDYVLANYGTGAVMAVPCGDQRDYDFANHFGLEIPNIFENVDISEEAHAGKEGTKIANSDFLNGLSYKKAMKTVIYEMEKRGFGKGKINYRLRDAVFSRQRYWGEPFPVYYVNGMPQMIDVQHLPIALPEVEKYLPTETGEPPLGNAEVWAWDTNTNTVVSNEKLVTSSAVEKQDNGIYPLELNTMPGWAGSSWYFFRYMEKALREDDFASKEALNYWENVDLYIGGSEHATGHLLYARFWTKFLKDRGFVGVDEPFEKLINQGMILGTSAFVYKPSSISYEQGEYDKKKTPELFVSSDLVEKVKKRFETSGVKEYEEAYSFYLKKIKKLEKNYNLTRISADFIKHHADVTFVNASDELDIEAFKNWRADFKDAEFICEEDGTFQVSREVEKMSKSKYNVVNPDEICEAYGADSLRLFEMFLGPLEQAKPWNTAGISGVFSFLKKLWKLYIADSGPNVTETAPTKDNLKTLHKTIKKVEEDIENFSFNTSVSTFMICVNELIQQKCTSREIFEPLTILISPYAPHIAEELWFRLGNEGSISQVPFPIFEARHLVESSKEYPVSFNGKMRFKKELPLDLSKEEIERIILEDERTKTQLDGRTPKKVIVVPGKIINIVG, from the coding sequence ATGAAGTACAATTTCAACGAAATTGAAGCCAAGTGGCAAAAAATTTGGAAAGAACGAGGAACTTTTCATGCTGAAAATCAATCCGACAAACCAAAATATTACGTACTCGACATGTTTCCATATCCGTCAGGAGCTGGATTGCACGTTGGTCATCCGCTAGGTTATATTGCTTCAGACATTTACGCGCGTTACAAGCGTCACAAAGGTTTCAATGTATTGCATCCGCAAGGTTATGACAGTTTCGGATTGCCTGCTGAGCAATATGCAATTCAAACTGGTCAGCATCCAGCAATTACGACTAAAACGAACATTGCACGCTATCGTGAGCAATTGGATAAAATTGGTTTCTCATTCGATTGGAGCCGAGAAGTTCGCACCTCAGATCCTGCGTATTACAAATGGACGCAATGGATTTTTATCGAACTTTTCAATTCATGGTACAATATAGAAACTGACAAAGCGGAACATATTGATACGCTTATTGCGAAATTTTCCGAAGCCGGAAATGTCGAAGTAAAAGCAATCTGTGATGATGAAATTGCTATTTTCGCTGCCGCAGAATGGACTCAGTATGATTCAAAAACACAACAAGAAATACTATTAAAATATAGACTCACCTATTTAGCAGAAACGGAAGTAAATTGGTGTCCAGGATTAGGAACAGTTTTAGCAAATGATGAAATTGTAAACGGCGTTTCAGAACGTGGCGGACATACAGTTATTCGTAAAAAAATGACACAATGGAGCATGCGAATCTCTGCGTATGCACAACGTTTATTAGACGGTTTGAATACAATTGACTGGCCACAACCATTAAAAGACTCACAAACCAATTGGATTGGTCGCTCACAAGGTGCAATGGTTTCGTTTAAAGTTGACGAACACGACGCAAAAATTGACGTTTTCACCACACGACCAGATACAATTTTCGGAGTAAGTTTCATGACGCTTGCGCCAGAACACGAATTAGTTGCAAAAATTACCACTGCCGATCAAAAAGAAGCAGTTGAAAATTATAGAGCTGCAACTTCAAAACGAAGTGAACGCGAACGAATGGCAGATGTAAAAACCATTTCTGGAGTATTTACAGGAGCTTTTGCGTTGCATCCTTTTACAGGAGAAAAAGTACAAATCTGGATTGGCGATTACGTATTGGCAAACTACGGAACAGGCGCAGTAATGGCAGTTCCGTGTGGCGATCAACGTGATTATGACTTTGCAAATCATTTTGGGTTAGAAATTCCAAATATCTTTGAAAACGTTGACATTTCAGAAGAAGCACACGCAGGAAAAGAAGGAACTAAAATTGCAAACTCTGATTTCTTAAATGGTTTATCGTATAAAAAAGCGATGAAAACTGTCATTTATGAAATGGAAAAACGTGGTTTTGGAAAAGGAAAAATTAACTATCGTTTGCGCGATGCGGTTTTCTCGCGTCAGCGTTATTGGGGCGAACCATTTCCAGTGTATTACGTAAATGGAATGCCGCAAATGATTGATGTACAGCATTTACCAATTGCATTGCCAGAAGTGGAGAAATACTTACCAACCGAAACTGGCGAACCGCCATTAGGAAATGCTGAGGTTTGGGCTTGGGACACGAATACAAATACGGTGGTTTCTAATGAAAAACTTGTCACTTCGAGCGCAGTCGAGAAGCAAGACAACGGAATCTATCCGCTAGAACTCAACACAATGCCAGGTTGGGCAGGAAGTTCATGGTATTTCTTCCGTTATATGGAAAAAGCATTGCGAGAAGATGATTTTGCAAGCAAAGAAGCGTTGAACTATTGGGAAAATGTAGATTTATACATTGGCGGAAGCGAACACGCAACAGGACATTTACTATATGCGCGTTTTTGGACAAAATTCTTAAAAGATAGAGGTTTTGTTGGTGTTGATGAACCGTTTGAAAAGTTGATTAACCAAGGAATGATTTTGGGAACTAGTGCTTTTGTGTATAAACCTTCATCTATATCTTATGAGCAAGGAGAATATGATAAAAAGAAGACTCCTGAACTTTTTGTTTCATCGGACTTGGTAGAAAAAGTAAAAAAGAGGTTTGAAACTTCTGGAGTTAAAGAATATGAAGAGGCGTATTCTTTTTATCTTAAAAAAATTAAAAAATTAGAAAAAAATTATAATTTAACTAGAATAAGTGCAGATTTCATTAAGCATCATGCCGATGTAACTTTTGTAAATGCTTCAGATGAATTGGATATTGAAGCCTTCAAAAATTGGCGTGCTGATTTTAAAGATGCTGAATTCATTTGCGAAGAAGATGGAACTTTTCAGGTTTCTCGAGAAGTCGAAAAGATGTCGAAATCGAAATACAATGTCGTAAATCCTGATGAGATTTGTGAAGCGTATGGTGCCGATAGTTTGCGTTTGTTTGAAATGTTTTTAGGACCTTTAGAGCAAGCAAAACCTTGGAATACCGCAGGAATTTCAGGAGTTTTTAGTTTCTTAAAAAAATTATGGAAATTATATATTGCAGACAGTGGACCAAATGTAACAGAAACTGCACCGACAAAAGACAACTTGAAAACGTTGCACAAAACGATTAAAAAGGTAGAAGAAGACATTGAAAACTTCTCGTTCAATACATCGGTTAGTACGTTTATGATTTGTGTAAACGAATTGATACAACAAAAATGCACAAGTAGAGAAATATTTGAACCGTTAACCATTTTAATTTCTCCGTATGCACCACATATTGCGGAAGAATTATGGTTTCGTTTAGGAAATGAAGGCTCTATCTCACAAGTACCTTTTCCAATTTTTGAAGCAAGACATTTGGTAGAAAGTTCAAAGGAATATCCAGTTTCGTTTAACGGAAAAATGCGCTTTAAAAAGGAATTACCACTTGATTTATCGAAAGAAGAAATTGAAAGAATTATTCTAGAAGATGAGCGCACGAAAACACAACTAGATGGCAGAACTCCTAAAAAAGTAATTGTAGTTCCAGGAAAAATCATTAATATCGTAGGGTAG
- a CDS encoding Lrp/AsnC ligand binding domain-containing protein — translation MKVINDQIEIDGIDKEILRALMKDARTPILSIARTIGISGAAIHQRLRKLEDSKLIVGSKFVINPKILGYKTMAFIGVHLDKAIRNPDAVKALEQIPEVMESHYTTGNWSLLIKILCKDNEHLMHILNHKVQAIKGVSRTETFISLNQQIDRQIEV, via the coding sequence ATGAAAGTGATTAATGACCAAATAGAAATTGACGGAATTGATAAAGAAATTCTTCGCGCGTTGATGAAAGATGCACGAACGCCAATTTTAAGCATTGCACGAACTATTGGTATTTCTGGCGCAGCCATACATCAACGGCTTCGGAAATTAGAAGATTCAAAATTAATTGTAGGTTCAAAATTTGTCATCAATCCGAAAATATTGGGTTATAAAACAATGGCGTTTATAGGTGTTCATTTAGATAAAGCGATTCGAAATCCTGATGCTGTAAAAGCATTGGAGCAAATTCCTGAAGTGATGGAAAGTCATTATACAACGGGAAATTGGTCGCTTCTCATTAAAATTTTGTGTAAAGACAACGAACATTTAATGCATATTTTAAATCATAAAGTACAAGCTATTAAAGGTGTTTCACGAACAGAAACATTTATTTCGTTAAACCAACAAATTGATCGACAGATTGAAGTGTAG
- the truB gene encoding tRNA pseudouridine(55) synthase TruB, giving the protein MKTVEEYLAGETLLIDKPLTWSSFQAVNKIKLALKSRFNLRKLKVGHAGTLDPLATGLLVVCIGKDTKKITNFQGQKKEYTGTFTLGSTTSSYDLETEIDETFPTDHITERMIYITNLDFFGEIDQVPPVFSALKVDGQRSYKLARAGEVVEIDSRKVFIHEFEITRIALPEVDFKVVCSKGTYIRSLAYDFGKALNSGAHLSALRRTKIGDFDVENAITPDFFGDSLRGN; this is encoded by the coding sequence ATGAAAACAGTCGAAGAATATTTAGCAGGAGAAACTTTATTGATAGATAAACCGCTAACATGGTCTTCGTTTCAAGCGGTAAATAAAATAAAATTAGCGCTCAAATCACGCTTCAATTTACGAAAATTAAAAGTTGGTCATGCAGGAACGTTAGATCCATTAGCAACTGGATTATTAGTAGTTTGCATTGGAAAAGACACAAAGAAAATCACGAACTTTCAAGGTCAAAAAAAAGAATACACAGGAACTTTTACACTCGGAAGCACAACGTCTTCGTATGATTTAGAAACGGAAATTGATGAAACATTCCCGACAGATCATATTACGGAACGAATGATTTACATCACTAATTTAGATTTTTTTGGTGAAATAGATCAAGTGCCGCCTGTATTTTCTGCATTAAAAGTAGATGGACAACGCTCGTATAAATTGGCAAGAGCTGGCGAAGTTGTTGAAATTGATTCTCGAAAAGTTTTTATTCATGAATTTGAAATTACCCGAATTGCACTTCCAGAAGTTGATTTCAAAGTAGTTTGTAGTAAAGGAACGTACATTCGTTCGCTTGCCTACGATTTTGGAAAAGCCTTAAATTCTGGCGCGCATCTTTCTGCGTTGCGTCGTACAAAAATTGGTGATTTTGATGTTGAAAACGCAATTACACCTGATTTTTTTGGTGATAGTTTGAGGGGAAATTAG
- a CDS encoding DUF3098 domain-containing protein: MKNKKSESTKTAPKNTPQSQPGFVFGKKNYLFMIIGLAVIALGFILMSGGGSDDPNVFNEAIFNAQRIHIAPMLVIAGFAIEIYAILLNPDS, translated from the coding sequence ATGAAAAATAAGAAGTCAGAAAGCACTAAAACTGCTCCAAAAAATACTCCGCAATCACAACCAGGATTTGTTTTCGGAAAGAAAAACTATCTCTTTATGATTATCGGATTGGCTGTTATTGCATTAGGTTTTATCCTAATGTCTGGTGGCGGAAGCGATGATCCAAACGTTTTTAACGAAGCTATTTTCAATGCTCAAAGAATCCATATTGCACCAATGTTAGTAATCGCAGGATTTGCCATTGAGATTTACGCAATATTATTGAATCCAGATTCCTAA
- a CDS encoding DNA-3-methyladenine glycosylase I: protein MDFLDKKRCTWCGNDPLYIAYHDEEWGKPIYNDDTLFEFLILETFQAGLSWITILRKRENFRKAFDNFDYKKIAQYGEDKYNSLLEDAGIIRNKLKIKATISNAQMFMKVQEEFGSFSNYIWEFTNGKPIQNAFKKNEDVPATTELSDALSKDLKKKGFKFIGSTVVYAHMQATGMVNDHTTDCFRYEEVKKM from the coding sequence ATGGATTTTTTAGATAAAAAAAGATGTACTTGGTGCGGAAATGATCCTTTATATATTGCATATCACGATGAAGAATGGGGAAAACCAATTTATAATGATGATACCTTGTTTGAGTTTTTAATTTTAGAGACGTTTCAAGCAGGTTTGAGTTGGATTACCATTCTGCGGAAGCGAGAAAATTTCCGAAAAGCATTTGATAATTTTGATTATAAAAAAATCGCGCAATACGGAGAAGATAAATACAATAGTTTACTTGAAGATGCTGGCATTATTCGAAATAAACTTAAAATAAAAGCAACTATTTCTAATGCACAAATGTTTATGAAAGTGCAAGAAGAATTTGGTAGTTTTTCCAACTATATCTGGGAATTTACCAACGGAAAACCGATTCAGAATGCTTTTAAAAAGAACGAAGATGTTCCTGCAACTACAGAATTATCAGATGCTTTAAGCAAAGATTTAAAGAAAAAAGGGTTTAAATTTATTGGTTCTACAGTAGTGTACGCGCACATGCAAGCTACAGGAATGGTAAACGATCACACGACGGATTGTTTTCGGTATGAAGAAGTGAAAAAGATGTAA
- a CDS encoding thioredoxin family protein — protein sequence MTITDTTLKNIIDESLTKAISYQEYRTLVQNLVADGKSTGEEQTEDLSNYSMLNDRRMKRLDKTTKLTEEAIAKIKSYHGDVTWLVLTESWCGDAAQTMPVINKVAELSNNITLKVVLRDENEALMNEFLTNGGKSIPKLIAIDNTSGNVIGDWGPRPTKATKLVNDYKAEHGTLTPEFKEDLQVWYNKDKGQNTVDDLLKLI from the coding sequence ATGACAATAACAGATACAACATTAAAAAATATCATTGACGAAAGTCTAACGAAAGCAATTTCATATCAAGAATATAGAACCTTAGTTCAGAATTTAGTCGCTGATGGAAAATCAACAGGCGAAGAGCAAACAGAAGATTTGTCTAATTATTCTATGTTGAATGATAGACGTATGAAGCGATTGGATAAAACAACAAAATTAACCGAAGAAGCAATAGCAAAAATTAAATCGTATCATGGCGATGTAACATGGTTGGTATTGACAGAAAGTTGGTGTGGCGATGCTGCGCAAACAATGCCAGTAATTAATAAAGTTGCCGAATTGAGCAATAATATTACATTAAAAGTAGTGTTGAGAGATGAAAATGAAGCGTTAATGAACGAGTTTTTAACCAATGGAGGAAAATCGATTCCGAAGTTAATTGCTATTGATAATACTTCAGGAAACGTGATTGGAGATTGGGGACCGAGACCTACAAAAGCAACGAAACTCGTAAACGATTACAAAGCCGAACACGGAACATTAACACCAGAATTTAAGGAAGATTTACAAGTTTGGTATAATAAAGATAAAGGACAAAATACAGTTGATGATTTGTTGAAATTAATTTGA